From the Bacteroidota bacterium genome, one window contains:
- the fusA gene encoding elongation factor G: protein MSDLKYTRNIGIAAHIDAGKTTTTERILYYTGVNHKIGEVHDGAATMDWMVQEQERGITITSAATTCFWNYRNNKYKINIIDTPGHVDFTVEVNRSLRVLDGLVFLFSAVDGVEPQSETNWRLANNYNVTRLCFVNKMDRSGADFLNVVKQVREMLGGNALPLQLPIGAEENFKGVVDLVNNRGIVWNEADQGMTFTVVPIPDDMKAEVAEYRGLLLEAIAEFDDKLMEKFFEDPNSISEQEILTALRKACIAGKVVPMLCGSAFKNKGVQTMLDYVMEILPSPLDKDNIVGTNPNTGEEVTRKPDAKEPFTALAFKIATDPFVGRLCFFRAYAGRLDAGSYVLNTRSGNKERISRIFQMHANKQNPVDFIEAGDIGAAVGFKDIKTGDTLCDEKNPIVLEAMQFPEPVIGLAVEPKTQADLDKLGMALGKLAEEDPTFRVKTDEDSGQTIISGMGELHLEIIVDRLKREFKVEINQGAPQVAYKETISQTVDHREVYKKQTGGRGKFADIVFKVGPADDDFVIDKKNLGLQFINEIKGGNIPREFVPSVEKGFRSAMVNGVLAGYPMDKMKVVLIDGSYHAVDSDALSFEICAKTAYREALPKSKPVLLEPIMKVEVITPEQNMGDVVGDLNKRRGQIQGMDSRAGAQVVKALVPLSEMFGYVTTLRTITSGRATSTMEFSHYADAPKNVADEVIAKVKGKTEKV, encoded by the coding sequence ATGAGCGATTTAAAATATACAAGAAACATTGGGATTGCTGCCCATATTGATGCTGGTAAAACCACTACAACTGAGCGTATTCTTTACTATACAGGTGTAAATCATAAAATTGGTGAGGTGCATGATGGCGCTGCCACTATGGACTGGATGGTCCAAGAGCAAGAGCGTGGTATTACTATTACTTCTGCTGCTACAACTTGTTTCTGGAATTATAGAAATAATAAATACAAAATAAATATTATTGATACCCCGGGTCACGTTGATTTTACAGTTGAGGTAAATCGTTCTTTACGTGTACTAGATGGGTTAGTTTTTTTGTTTTCAGCAGTTGATGGTGTTGAACCTCAATCTGAAACAAATTGGCGTTTAGCTAACAATTATAACGTTACGCGTTTGTGTTTTGTTAACAAGATGGATCGCTCTGGTGCAGATTTTCTAAACGTTGTAAAGCAAGTGCGTGAAATGTTAGGCGGAAATGCTCTTCCTTTGCAATTACCAATTGGAGCCGAGGAGAATTTTAAAGGTGTGGTAGATTTAGTAAATAACAGAGGTATTGTTTGGAATGAAGCTGACCAGGGAATGACATTTACTGTTGTTCCTATTCCTGATGATATGAAAGCTGAGGTAGCTGAATACAGAGGACTTTTGTTGGAAGCAATTGCGGAGTTTGACGACAAGTTAATGGAGAAATTCTTTGAAGATCCTAACTCTATTTCCGAACAAGAAATTCTAACCGCTCTGCGTAAAGCTTGTATTGCAGGTAAAGTAGTTCCTATGCTTTGCGGTTCTGCATTCAAAAATAAAGGTGTTCAAACCATGTTGGATTATGTAATGGAGATTTTACCTAGTCCGCTTGATAAAGATAATATTGTTGGTACAAATCCAAATACAGGCGAAGAGGTAACTCGTAAGCCGGATGCTAAAGAGCCTTTTACAGCTCTTGCATTTAAAATTGCAACCGATCCATTTGTTGGTCGCCTATGCTTCTTTAGAGCCTATGCAGGTCGTTTAGATGCAGGTTCTTATGTATTAAACACAAGAAGTGGCAATAAAGAACGTATTTCTCGTATTTTCCAAATGCATGCAAATAAACAAAATCCTGTCGATTTTATCGAAGCAGGAGATATTGGTGCTGCTGTTGGATTCAAGGATATTAAGACAGGAGATACACTTTGTGATGAAAAAAATCCAATTGTATTAGAAGCAATGCAATTCCCTGAACCGGTTATCGGTCTTGCTGTTGAGCCTAAAACGCAAGCAGATTTAGATAAACTAGGTATGGCTCTTGGTAAATTAGCAGAAGAAGATCCTACTTTCCGTGTTAAAACAGATGAAGATTCAGGACAAACCATCATTAGTGGTATGGGCGAGCTTCACTTAGAGATTATAGTTGACCGCTTAAAAAGAGAATTTAAAGTGGAAATCAATCAAGGTGCGCCTCAAGTAGCATATAAAGAAACTATTTCTCAAACTGTTGATCATAGAGAAGTTTACAAAAAACAAACCGGTGGTCGCGGTAAGTTTGCAGATATTGTTTTCAAAGTTGGTCCTGCTGATGACGATTTCGTAATTGATAAAAAGAATTTAGGATTACAATTTATAAACGAAATAAAAGGTGGTAATATTCCTCGTGAATTTGTTCCATCTGTAGAAAAAGGATTCCGTTCAGCAATGGTTAATGGTGTGTTAGCAGGTTATCCAATGGATAAAATGAAGGTAGTTCTAATAGATGGTTCTTACCATGCTGTTGACTCTGACGCATTATCATTCGAAATATGCGCTAAAACAGCCTATAGAGAAGCATTACCTAAATCTAAACCTGTATTGTTAGAGCCTATCATGAAGGTAGAAGTTATCACTCCTGAACAAAATATGGGTGATGTGGTTGGCGATTTAAATAAACGTAGAGGGCAAATTCAAGGAATGGATTCTAGAGCAGGAGCTCAGGTTGTAAAAGCGTTAGTACCATTATCCGAAATGTTTGGCTATGTTACTACTCTTAGAACAATTACATCTGGTAGAGCAACATCTACAATGGAATTCTCTCATTACGCAGATGCTCCTAAAAACGTTGCTGACGAAGTAATTGCAAAAGTAAAAGGAAAAACAGAAAAAGTTTAA
- the rpsG gene encoding 30S ribosomal protein S7 — translation MRKSRAKKRILSPDPRFNDTMITRFANNLMYDGKKSAALTTLYEAIDIVSQKTEQDGLQVWRKALENVMPSVEVKSRRVGGSNFQIPQEIRPDRRVSMGMKWMISYARQRNEKSMGQKLAAEIIAASKEEGASFKKKEDVHKMAEANKAYSHFRV, via the coding sequence ATGAGAAAGTCGAGAGCCAAAAAGAGAATTTTAAGCCCAGATCCAAGGTTTAACGATACAATGATTACTCGTTTTGCCAATAATTTAATGTACGATGGCAAAAAAAGTGCAGCATTAACAACACTTTATGAGGCAATTGATATAGTATCTCAGAAAACCGAGCAAGATGGCTTGCAAGTTTGGAGAAAAGCATTAGAAAATGTAATGCCTTCTGTTGAAGTAAAAAGCAGACGTGTTGGAGGTTCTAACTTTCAGATACCTCAAGAAATTCGCCCAGACAGAAGAGTTTCTATGGGCATGAAATGGATGATTTCTTATGCTCGTCAAAGAAACGAAAAATCAATGGGGCAAAAATTAGCTGCTGAAATTATTGCTGCTTCTAAAGAAGAAGGTGCTTCTTTCAAAAAGAAAGAAGATGTGCATAAAATGGCAGAAGCTAACAAAGCGTATTCTCACTTTAGAGTATAA